From Lolium perenne isolate Kyuss_39 chromosome 5, Kyuss_2.0, whole genome shotgun sequence, a single genomic window includes:
- the LOC127299639 gene encoding heat stress transcription factor A-5, which yields MEVSGGAGGGGGGGGGGGPAPFLLKTYEMVDDPSTDVVVSWSDTSDASFVVWNSPEFAARLLPTYFKHSNFSSFIRQLNTYGFRKVDPERWEFANEYFVKGQKHLLKNIYRRKPIHSHSHQPGALPDNERAFFEDEIDRLAREKANLQAELWKFKQQQSGTMFQIEDLEQRVLDMEQRQGRMIAFLQQASKNPHFVQKLVKMAEASSIFSDAFHKKRRLSGLDHATGATEATSFYDDHSTTSKQEMGNLLNQHFSDKLKLGLCPTMTENNLITLSAQSSHEDNGSPHGKHSGCNRMGTEDLPLVPQTMELSDTGTSICPTKDACFTPAVNDEGLFPCHLSLTLASCSMGVDRSQVSNAGVSTTADEGSENPLEATKDGNQNSSADVGTADPMTPRGDAQVATELAPAAPPVVVNDKFWEQFLTERPGCCETEDASSGPRSDPPMDKGQTEGNRKDGREDLEQLKL from the coding sequence ATGGAAGTCTCTGGTGgggccggcggcggaggaggaggtggtggaggcggcggaccgGCGCCGTTCCTGTTGAAGACGTACGAGATGGTGGACGACCCATCGACGGACGTGGTGGTGTCGTGGAGCGATACGTCGGACGCGAGCTTCGTGGTCTGGAATTCACCGGAGTTTGCTGCACGGCTGCTGCCTACCTACTTCAAGCACAGCAATTTCTCCAGCTTCATCCGCCAGCTCAACACCTACGGATTCCGTAAAGTAGACCCTGAGCGATGGGAGTTCGCTAACGAATACTTTGTCAAGGGGCAGAAGCACCTGCTGAAGAATATCTACAGGCGAAAGCCAATCCACAGCCACAGCCATCAACCCGGTGCGCTGCCTGATAATGAGCGTGCATTCTTTGAGGATGAGATTGATCGGCTTGCACGGGAGAAAGCAAACCTCCAGGCTGAACTCTGGAAATTCAAGCAGCAGCAGTCTGGAACAATGTTCCAGATTGAAGATCTTGAGCAACGAGTGCTTGATATGGAGCAGCGGCAGGGCAGGATGATTGCCTTCCTGCAGCAGGCTAGCAAGAACCCTCACTTTGTTCAGAAGCTTGTTAAGATGGCAGAGGCATCCTCAATCTTCTCAGATGCTTTCCACAAGAAAAGAAGGTTATCTGGCTTAGATCACGCCACTGGGGCCACCGAAGCTACTAGTTTTTATGATGACCATAGCACCACTTCCAAGCAAGAAATGGGCAACCTGTTGAATCAGCACTTCTCCGATAAGCTTAAGTTGGGGCTTTGTCCCACAATGACAGAGAATAATCTCATTACTCTCAGTGCTCAAAGTTCGCACGAAGATAACGGTAGCCCTCATGGCAAGCATTCAGGGTGCAATAGAATGGGGACAGAAGACCTTCCGCTGGTGCCACAAACGATGGAACTCTCTGATACTGGGACTTCCATCTGTCCCACCAAGGATGCTTGCTTTACGCCAGCTGTGAACGACGAAGGGCTCTTCCCGTGCCACCTGAGTCTTACTCTCGCATCATGCTCGATGGGTGTCGACAGAAGCCAAGTATCCAATGCAGGTGTGAGCACCACCGCTGATGAAGGAAGTGAAAACCCACTGGAGGCCACCAAGGATGGTAATCAGAACTCATCAGCTGATGTTGGTACAGCGGACCCGATGACGCCACGAGGGGATGCGCAAGTTGCCACTGAGCTGGCTCCTGCAGCTCCCCCTGTCGTGGTGAATGACAAGTTCTGGGAACAGTTCCTGACCGAGAGGCCGGGCTGCTGTGAGACAGAAGACGCAAGCTCTGGCCCAAGGAGTGATCCTCCAATGgacaaggggcaaacagagggcAACAGGAAGGATGGCAGAGAAGACCTGGAACAGCTGAAACTCTGA
- the LOC127299638 gene encoding putative pentatricopeptide repeat-containing protein At5g52630: MTSIPFVAVSGAATAIPAVVAVASRKPLPSSVGLDKGSSYQRSTQGLDNGRSESPPRPLDAEEAMSMLKDAQTVQSAMYVPLLHHCIKTGSLSTAKALHAHMVKSGTNADMFVATSLVNVYMRCGASQDARSLFDEMPEKNVVTWTALITGYTLNSEPVLALHVFVEMLELGRYPSHYTLGGMLNACSAAHDIDVGKQVHGYAIKYETDTITSMGNSLCRLYTKSGDLESGMKAFKRIPDKNVITWTTMISACAEDENRIELGFRLFLDMLEEGVMPNEYTLTSVMSLCGAKLDMNLGKQVQAFCVKIGCEANLPVKNSTMYLYLRKGETDEAMRLFKEMEDSSIITWNAMIAGYAQIMDSAKDDLHARSRGFLALKLFRDLVRSATKPDLFTFSSILSVCSAMMALEQGEQIHAHTIKTGSLSDVVVNSALVNMYSKCGCIEYATKAFVEMPTRTLVTWTSMISGYSQHGRSQDALQLFEDMILAGAKPNEITFVSVLSACSYAGLVKEAERYFDMMQNVYHIEPLVDHYGCMVDMFVRLGRLDDAFSFIERTGFEPNEAIWSSLVAGCRSHGNMELAFYAADRLLELKPKVIETYVLLLNMYISTSRWRDVARVRKLIKHEDVGVLRDRSWITIRDKVHFFRAEDRTHPRATELYQLLENLLEKAQAVGYEPYQNAELSDSQDDDKPAAGSSLKHHSERLAVALGLLETPPGATVRVTKNITMCRDCHSSIKFFSLLANREIVVRDSKRLHKFKDGRCSCGDFGALL, encoded by the exons ATGACATCCATCCCCTTCGTCGCCGTCTCCGGCGCCGCCACTGCAATCCCGGCCGTCGTCGCTGTGGCCTCCCGCAAGCCACTGCCGAGCTCTGTCGGCTTAGACAAG GGCAGTTCTTACCAAAGGAGCACCCAGGGGCTGGACAATGGCAGATCGGAGAGTCCCCCTCGGCCTCTAGATGCCGAGGAAGCAATGAGCATGCTGAAAGACGCCCAGACGGTGCAGTCAGCGATGTACGTGCCTCTGTTGCACCACTGCATCAAAACTGGCAGCCTCAGCACCGCCAAGGCGCTCCACGCGCACATGGTGAAGAGTGGAACTAATGCGGATATGTTCGTGGCAACATCCCTGGTGAATGTGTACATGCGATGCGGGGCGAGCCAGGATGCGCGCAgcctgttcgatgaaatgcccgagaagAATGTCGTCACGTGGACAGCACTTATAACAGGCTACACTCTGAATTCTGAACCGGTACTGGCGCTGCATGTGTTTGTTGAGATGCTTGAGCTGGGAAGGTACCCGTCGCATTACACGCTAGGCGGCATGCTGAACGCGTGCTCTGCCGCACACGACATTGATGTGGGCAAGCAGGTTCATGGCTACGCCATCAAGTATGAGACTGATACGATCACAAGCATGGGAAATTCACTTTGTAGATTGTATACCAAGTCTGGAGACTTAGAATCTGGCATGAAGGCCTTCAAGAGGATCCCGGATAAGAATGTGATCACATGGACGACGATGATATCTGCCTGCGCCGAAGATGAGAACCGCATAGAGCTTGGATTCCGTTTGTTTCTCGACATGCTCGAGGAAGGAGTGATGCCAAATGAGTATACGTTAACGAGTGTCATGAGCCTGTGCGGTGCAAAGCTAGATATGAACCTGGGCAAGCAAGTCCAAGCTTTCTGCGTTAAGATTGGATGTGAAGCGAATCTTCCAGTGAAGAACTCCACAATGTACCTCTATCTCAGGAAGGGTGAAACGGATGAGGCTATGCGGTTGTTTAAGGAGATGGAGGACAGCAGTATTATCACATGGAACGCTATGATAGCGGGATATGCGCAAATCATGGACTCAGCAAAGGATGATCTCCATGCTCGCTCAAGAGGGTTCCTGGCACTCAAACTTTTCCGTGATCTCGTGAGGTCTGCAACGAAGCCAGATTTGTTCACCTTCTCAAGTATCCTATCAGTCTGCAGTGCCATGATGGCCTTGGAGCAGGGTGAGCAAATCCATGCACACACGATAAAGACTGGCTCTTTGTCAGATGTTGTTGTAAACAGCGCACTGGTAAACATGTATAGCAAGTGTGGATGCATCGAATATGCAACCAAAGCCTTTGTCGAAATGCCGACACGCACACTTGTCACATGGACCTCTATGATTTCTGGCTACTCGCAGCATGGACGATCGCAAGATGCGTTACAACTCTTTGAGGACATGATATTAGCTGGCGCTAAACCAAATGAAATCACATTTGTAAGTGTACTATCAGCCTGTAGTTATGCGGGTTTAGTCAAGGAAGCTGAGCGCTACTTCGACATGATGCAGAATGTGTATCATATAGAGCCTCTTGTGGACCATTATGGATGCATGGTTGACATGTTTGTGCGGTTGGGCCGGTTGGATGATGCATTTTCATTCATTGAAAGAACAGGTTTCGAGCCGAACGAAGCCATCTGGTCCAGTTTGGTAGCTGGATGTCGGAGTCATGGGAACATGGAACTTGCTTTCTACGCTGCTGATAGGCTCCTTGAGCTCAAGCCAAAAGTAATTGAAACCTATGTATTGCTTTTGAACATGTACATTTCGACAAGTAGATGGCGGGATGTGGCAAGAGTGCGGAAACTGATCAAACACGAAGATGTCGGGGTTCTTAGAGATCGTAGCTGGATTACAATCAGAGACAAGGTGCATTTCTTCAGAGCTGAGGACAGAACTCACCCTCGAGCTACCGAGCTGTATCAACTATTGGAGAATTTGCTGGAAAAAGCACAGGCTGTTGGGTATGAACCATACCAGAATGCTGAGTTATCTGACAGCCAGGATGATGACAAGCCTGCTGCAGGTTCTTCACTAAAGCACCATAGTGAGAGGTTAGCTGTTGCACTGGGGCTGCTCGAAACTCCTCCTGGTGCGACAGTCCGTGTCACAAAGAACATAACAATGTGTAGGGACTGCCACAGCTCTATTAAATTCTTCTCATTGCTTGCAAACAGAGAGATTGTTGTCCGGGACAGTAAACGGCTCCACAAGTTTAAGGATGGTCGGTGCTCATGTGGGGATTTTGGTGCACTCTTGTGA